The following coding sequences are from one Streptomyces angustmyceticus window:
- a CDS encoding FAD-dependent oxidoreductase, whose amino-acid sequence MATERLVIVGGDAAGMAAASQARRLRTPDELAITAFERGHYTSYSACGIPYWVGGEVDGPDALIARTAQEHRARDIDLRLRHEVTALDLDRGRVLTRELDDGGRESWTGFDKLVLATGARPRRPGLPGIDAPGVHGVQTLDDGRALLDTLDASPGRRAVVVGAGYIGVEMAEALIRRGYEVTVLEQSAQPMSTLDPDMGALVHEAMCAMGIETVRGATVTGVLTDEGSAPGGGRARAVTTQDAEYPADVVVLGLGVRPETTLAAAAGLPLGASGGLLTDLAMRVRGHDHIWAGGDCVEVLDLVSGQLRHVALGTHANKHGQVIGANVGGGYATFPGVVGTAVSKVCDLEIARTGLLEREARAAGLRFVSVTVEATNRAGYYPGARPMHVKMLAERRTGRLLGVQIVGREGAGKRVDVAAVALTAGMTVERMTALDLGYAPPFSPVWDPVLVAARKATAAVRDAGA is encoded by the coding sequence ATGGCGACGGAGCGGCTGGTCATCGTCGGGGGCGACGCGGCGGGGATGGCCGCCGCCTCGCAGGCGCGCCGGCTGCGGACCCCGGACGAGCTGGCGATCACCGCGTTCGAGCGCGGCCACTACACGTCGTACTCCGCCTGCGGCATCCCGTACTGGGTGGGCGGCGAGGTCGACGGCCCGGACGCGCTGATCGCCCGGACGGCGCAGGAGCACCGTGCCCGGGACATCGATCTGCGGCTGCGCCACGAGGTCACCGCGCTCGACCTGGACCGCGGCCGGGTGCTGACCCGGGAACTGGACGACGGCGGCCGGGAGTCGTGGACCGGCTTCGACAAGCTGGTCCTGGCGACCGGCGCCCGCCCGCGCCGCCCCGGCCTGCCGGGGATCGACGCCCCCGGCGTGCACGGGGTGCAGACCCTGGACGACGGCAGGGCCCTGCTCGACACCCTCGACGCCTCCCCGGGACGGCGGGCGGTCGTCGTGGGCGCCGGCTACATCGGGGTGGAGATGGCCGAGGCGCTGATCCGCCGCGGCTACGAGGTCACCGTGCTGGAGCAGAGCGCGCAGCCGATGTCCACCCTCGACCCGGACATGGGCGCGCTGGTCCATGAGGCGATGTGCGCGATGGGCATCGAGACGGTGCGCGGCGCCACCGTCACCGGTGTGCTGACCGACGAGGGCAGCGCCCCCGGGGGAGGCCGGGCCCGCGCGGTCACCACCCAGGACGCGGAGTACCCGGCGGACGTGGTCGTGCTGGGCCTGGGCGTCCGCCCCGAGACCACGCTCGCCGCCGCGGCCGGGCTGCCGCTGGGCGCGTCCGGCGGGCTGCTCACCGACCTCGCCATGCGGGTCCGCGGCCATGACCACATCTGGGCGGGCGGCGACTGCGTGGAGGTCCTGGACCTGGTCTCCGGGCAGCTGCGGCATGTCGCGCTGGGCACCCACGCCAACAAGCACGGGCAGGTCATCGGCGCCAACGTGGGCGGCGGCTATGCGACGTTCCCCGGTGTGGTCGGCACGGCCGTCAGCAAGGTCTGCGACCTGGAGATCGCCCGGACGGGGCTGCTGGAGCGCGAGGCGCGCGCCGCGGGGCTGCGCTTCGTCTCGGTGACCGTCGAGGCCACCAACCGCGCCGGCTACTACCCCGGCGCCCGCCCGATGCACGTCAAGATGCTCGCCGAGCGCCGTACGGGCCGGCTCCTGGGCGTGCAGATCGTCGGGCGGGAGGGCGCCGGCAAGCGGGTGGACGTCGCGGCGGTCGCGCTGACCGCCGGGATGACGGTGGAGCGGATGACCGCGCTCGACCTCGGCTACGCCCCGCCGTTCTCCCCGGTCTGGGACCCCGTGCTGGTGGCGGCCCGCAAGGCCACCGCCGCGGTACGGGACGCCGGCGCCTGA
- the hemE gene encoding uroporphyrinogen decarboxylase, whose protein sequence is MSANDCPTGQQQTGTHDSAFLKACRREPVPHTPVWFMRQAGRSLPEYRKVREGIAMLDSCMRPDLVTEITLQPVRRHRVDAAIYFSDIVVPLKALGIDLDIKPGVGPVVENPIRTRADLEQLRPLEAGDVPYVTEAIGMLVRELGATPLIGFAGAPFTLASYLVEGGPSRNHERTKALMYGDPQLWADLLDRLADITAAFLKVQIEAGASAVQLFDSWVGALSPADYRRSVMPASAKVFRAVEGLGVPRIHFGVGTGELLGLMGEAGADVVGVDWRVPLDEAARRVGPGKALQGNIDPAVLFAPREAVENKAREVLDAAAGLEGHIFNLGHGVLPSTDPDALTRLVDYVHTQTAR, encoded by the coding sequence GTGAGCGCCAACGATTGCCCCACGGGCCAGCAGCAGACCGGTACACACGACTCGGCCTTCCTCAAGGCGTGCCGGCGTGAGCCGGTGCCGCACACCCCGGTGTGGTTCATGCGCCAGGCCGGCCGCTCACTGCCCGAGTACCGCAAGGTCCGCGAGGGCATCGCGATGCTGGACTCCTGCATGCGCCCCGACCTGGTCACCGAGATCACGCTGCAGCCCGTGCGCCGCCACCGCGTCGACGCCGCGATCTACTTCAGCGACATCGTCGTCCCCCTCAAGGCCCTCGGCATCGACCTCGACATCAAGCCCGGCGTCGGCCCGGTCGTCGAGAACCCGATCCGCACCCGCGCCGACCTGGAGCAGCTGCGTCCCCTGGAGGCCGGCGACGTCCCCTATGTCACCGAGGCCATCGGCATGCTCGTCCGCGAGCTCGGCGCCACGCCCCTGATCGGCTTCGCCGGGGCGCCCTTCACGCTCGCCAGCTACCTCGTCGAGGGCGGCCCGTCGCGCAACCACGAGCGCACCAAGGCCCTCATGTACGGCGACCCGCAGCTGTGGGCCGACCTGCTGGACCGGCTCGCCGACATCACCGCGGCCTTCCTCAAGGTCCAGATCGAGGCCGGGGCGAGCGCCGTCCAGCTCTTCGACTCCTGGGTCGGCGCGCTCTCGCCGGCCGACTACCGCCGCTCGGTGATGCCCGCCTCCGCCAAGGTCTTCCGCGCGGTCGAGGGCCTCGGCGTGCCCCGCATCCACTTCGGCGTCGGCACCGGCGAACTCCTCGGCCTGATGGGCGAGGCGGGCGCGGACGTCGTCGGCGTCGACTGGCGCGTCCCCCTGGACGAGGCGGCCCGCCGCGTCGGCCCCGGAAAGGCGCTGCAGGGCAACATCGACCCGGCCGTGCTCTTCGCCCCCCGCGAGGCCGTCGAGAACAAGGCCCGCGAGGTCCTCGACGCGGCCGCCGGCCTGGAGGGCCACATCTTCAACCTCGGCCACGGCGTGCTGCCGTCCACCGACCCGGACGCGCTGACCCGCCTCGTCGACTACGTCCACACGCAGACGGCGCGCTGA
- a CDS encoding DUF3000 domain-containing protein, translated as MAAAHEHLADSADDAPIPFRQAVDALRAARLRPEIEIDPTPAPKRLAPYAYALEAAVVERGSGPDGEDRDLADGRLVVLHNPAGDDTWQGTFRVVTLARAELEPEMGADPLLPEVSWSWLTGALDARGVRYGAPSGTVTRAGSHYFGGLAAREPATQIEIRASWTPAEGAGGVPELAVHLAAWCDLLCQVAGLPPATLDMTPRGGIVPLPQRRGAQPR; from the coding sequence ATGGCTGCGGCTCACGAACACCTCGCGGACAGCGCGGACGACGCCCCGATCCCCTTCCGTCAGGCGGTCGATGCGCTCCGCGCGGCACGGCTGCGGCCGGAGATCGAGATCGACCCGACGCCCGCTCCGAAACGGCTCGCCCCGTACGCGTACGCGCTGGAGGCGGCGGTCGTCGAGCGCGGCTCAGGTCCGGACGGCGAGGACCGGGATCTGGCGGACGGCCGGCTGGTGGTGCTGCACAATCCGGCCGGGGACGACACCTGGCAGGGCACTTTCCGCGTGGTGACGCTGGCGCGCGCGGAGCTGGAGCCGGAGATGGGCGCCGATCCGCTGCTGCCGGAGGTGTCGTGGTCGTGGCTCACCGGCGCGCTGGACGCGCGCGGGGTGCGCTACGGCGCGCCGAGCGGCACGGTGACCCGAGCCGGCTCGCACTACTTCGGCGGGCTCGCGGCGCGTGAGCCCGCCACGCAGATCGAGATCCGCGCGTCCTGGACGCCGGCCGAGGGCGCCGGTGGTGTGCCGGAGCTCGCGGTGCATCTGGCGGCGTGGTGCGATCTGCTGTGCCAGGTGGCGGGTCTGCCGCCGGCCACCCTCGACATGACGCCGCGCGGCGGGATCGTCCCGCTGCCGCAGCGCCGCGGCGCGCAGCCCCGCTGA
- a CDS encoding response regulator transcription factor: protein MSVLLEQPSSLVAYRPNKPTAMVVVADPRVRSTVTRHLWALGVRDVIEASSIAEARPRVGNPRDICVADVHLPDGSGLTLLSETRAAGWPNGLALSAADDIGAVRNALAGGVKGYVVTGTRTNLGLPGRPGTSPIGANAARMQRRPPGAPGHPGGYRELSGREVEVLRLVAEGQSNKAIGVSMGLSALTVKSHLARIARKLGTGDRAGMVAVALRTGIIH from the coding sequence GTGTCTGTTCTCCTCGAGCAACCTTCGAGCCTGGTCGCCTACCGCCCGAACAAGCCGACGGCCATGGTCGTCGTCGCCGACCCTCGCGTCCGCTCCACCGTCACCCGCCACCTGTGGGCCCTCGGAGTGCGTGATGTCATCGAGGCGTCGTCCATCGCGGAGGCCCGTCCCCGCGTCGGCAACCCGCGCGACATCTGCGTGGCCGACGTCCACCTTCCCGACGGCTCCGGCCTCACGCTCCTGTCCGAGACCCGGGCGGCCGGCTGGCCCAACGGCCTCGCGCTGTCCGCGGCCGACGACATCGGCGCCGTGCGCAACGCCCTGGCCGGCGGCGTCAAGGGCTATGTCGTGACCGGGACCCGCACCAACCTGGGCCTCCCGGGCCGCCCCGGCACCTCCCCCATCGGCGCCAACGCGGCCCGGATGCAGCGCCGTCCCCCGGGTGCCCCCGGCCACCCGGGCGGCTACCGGGAGCTGTCGGGCCGCGAGGTGGAGGTGTTGCGGCTGGTGGCGGAGGGCCAGTCCAACAAGGCCATCGGCGTCTCGATGGGGCTGTCGGCGCTGACCGTGAAGAGCCACCTGGCCCGTATCGCCCGCAAGCTCGGCACCGGCGACCGGGCCGGAATGGTGGCGGTCGCGCTGCGCACCGGGATCATTCACTGA